taatttccatatttttttttcataatataataaaactagTATAACACATCCAgtagatcatgatcaacctaaacccgtgggtaccagggaaaCAACGGAGATataatacggaagcctaagcaacaggaaacataaaatcatactataaacataataccatccaccCTACTACTAGATCTACTATAtccattacatttatatacacatcccaagaCGTGTCCTAGAGCCACTTCTCACCAAATCCAACTAGccctaacaaaatacttacccttcaaaaagggtaggtCAGCTGTATCTATCTCAgtagacttacccttcaaaaagggcaggtcAGCTGCATCTATCtcagcagagctttatccgctctcctatcaggggctcctgaaatgatcatataattaggggtgagacaactctcagtaagggaaataaactaatactagtgtgagGCAACATGAgttttctgtgttatacataaaccatatacatacatatttagtaaattgttatatcatatctgggaaaagatatatcatcatagcatggcaaaacatactgcatttttataaacataattcatctcatatgataaaaatacaaaacaaccctagtaggttagctgactgttgtcatgtattacccccacatgactaggttgtgtggccccaaagcgggacctgacaatggttggccgaccactgccaagtcaaaagtacagtctgtaagtccgatgggtctatcatacctagtccatacaccaggggcgctcacacttcttaaaaccacatcaactatccatcctcacgctactccgtacagtagcgttaacacaagatcatgatgatcatgaacacatagcagcggtaccgtgcaagtgctagcctaaaccaaaccaaccaggttctggtaacatatagcatataatcaaattgtgatacatggatatttcatactaatatttgcgaagttaatatcatcacatcattttgcatatatatatatatatatatcatgaaaaatctttggcccgtatgccggcaaaacatatccattgcTTGGCCCGTACGCAggaaaaatatatccatagctcggcccgtacgccggccaaacatatccatagctcagctcgtatgccggcaaatcatatccatagctcgacctgTACACcagaaaaacatatccatagctcagcccgtacgccagaaaatcatataaaattctcggctcgtacgccgatttttcattataaaaagccataatattatcatgttcctagaaaacagtaattcatcataaTTTCTACTAATGCCACAAAAAATGGGTATTATATATGTTctaaacatatcatcattttttacagtattttccaacataatgcataatcatatatatatatatatatatatatatatatatatatataaacatatatttccctgaaatcaaatactataaaattatgcttatttttcataaaacatctaacttagtttatccccttgccTGATTCCTGAAGAGCTCCTAAGAAAACAGTCTTGCACCCACAGGTTTcctcattcaacaccctgaaaatgatatttcccaaaactaaacttcagtatttctacatgtacTACGCTTCCTACAACTATCAGGAAGtcaaatattgcataaaagaccttatcctgaatttgtgatgaatttcaacttcaccccaccaacgatctgctccggtagacttCGAGAGAACTTTcttaagagtgtcgtggtggcctcagatcgtcaatccggcgtctaatggggccgaaattgaagagagaggagggaggaaccgtagaagagagagagagagagagagagagagagagagagaacttttgCTGAATTTTCTGTGTAAAAatctgagtttagggctatttatactatgggcttcgtcgacgagccacgtcatttcatcgacgaggtcaagaaggaggttcatcaacaaacaccgtctcctcatcgacgaaattcaatacttggaaaatagcctctcggtttcttctcgtcaacgagacgcgacttcgtcgatgagatcctcatataccctcgtcaacgaatcccctgtgttcgtcgacgaggccctgattaaatttcttgggttattacatgttATGTGGTGTAAGGCATGTACTTGATCTacggaagaatgtgatatcattgggtgctttggattgtaataggtatagttacaagtctaaaagtgggaCAATGGAGGTGTGTAAAGGcatcttgatggtgatgaagggacaaaggTTAACAGGAAGTCTCTATTCACTGCtgggtaacacagttgtaggtggagttgcaattgAAAGTTCAGAGTCAAATGATACTGTTTTGCgtaaaacaaccacacacaaaatggagGGTTGTTTTAACTACATTGTTTTGGGTATTTGGAGACCAGTGAGGGTACCATCATGGGTTGGACATGGATACTTCATGAGTTTATTACGAAAGGTCTGGGGGTACCTCATATTGtacaagttggagatgtttgctAGGTGTAATTGGTGGCTGAGGTGGAATATCAAACTAGGAGAGAGTTCATCTGGTTAGACATTGGAGATGAGTATTCTTAAGTTCAAGGAGTTTTGAAAGCATGGCAGATTGTGTTGTGATTTGATTCCCACCAAATAGTGGGTCTCCGGAGTTTTGCCTTGCATCTTTTCTTTAAGTCTCTGTCTTGTATGCTCACCTAAACTTCTGGTTTAGATCTATTTTGAATTTATCTTGTGGCACATGATTTAATGTAAAAATGTTATTGAAAAccttaatttgaaaaatattgttttgccACAAGTTCGTTGGATTTGTCatatgatccttgctttaaatttacttaatttctctgGATTTATATGGTTGTGTTGATTTTTTTGGTCATACTTTGtgttgtgcttaaatgcttaaccaggaaaatgttgcttgcttgcattaaattaaagttttcttttcagcaagcaacccccagtactgtttgcaaacatcaaaggggatatatttttatgcatacatatatatatatatatatatatatatatatatttataaatgcaagaattgaacttatatagaatatttctatatcttgcttgtgtgctttaTGTTTCATGATTGTGCTtgtattgttttaaaattttatgtcataaaattatattatttataaatttttttagggtgttgaataaCTGGTTCGTGCATcgttcatgaaatgcatgtgaacttgttagatcatgtttatgttCAAACCTATTTTTTCATTTGCCGCATgctttttaaattccaatctttgcgGGGTTTTaccttgtgcttaaattgaaatggtttgtgtatatttttgattTGTCCTTGTTCatcatgtcattttaaatttgaatgaccagttaaactgttATGTGTGCTTCATTGCTCTATTTTTAACAGTTATAGATTTTTTATGTCCAAATCTTATACTAAAAAGAATGAGAGTTTTATAAgtaagataaaaaaaatttattttcaaaaggtGGGAGTTCTCTTTGCCAAGCCTGTTTTAAATGATAAACTATGCCTGAACATTACTGTTTATATCTTCTATGCATATTGTtggggggagcctttttaggttgtacccatttttttttttgttgatcaaaatgggtaaatatattgatcaactGAAAAATATACAACAACCCTAGACATATCCAGGACAGAAGGGCTACAATGAGATCACTCAACATGCAATTCCAAACAATACATCAAACCCGCATACCTAGGGGCCATGGATGGCCACTCCTAATAGCCTACTTACATGTCATGAAATATCAAACTAAGTACAtgtcaaatttatcaaaaaccgCCCTATAGGTGTGTTTCTGGATCACTTTAACTAATTCTCTATGGGGGATTACAAtactttcaaatctttttctgTTCCTAAAATGCCAAATACAGTACACGGTAGCAGCAAGTCCAATTCTTTTTCCTGCAGAATGCACTCCATTCCCCTTAGCCTCTTTATGAAGCCATTTCACAGCTGCCTTGATTGTGGACATGGCTTTTCTAATTCCTAACCATTTTCTTATTCTACTCCAAATTTCAGCCGAGAACTTACATTTGAAGAAGAGGTGCTCAAGTGTTTCCCTGCTTTCATCACAAAATGTACATCCTTGATCAATCCCTTCAACTTGAATTTTGTCACAAGTTGGTAGCTTCTCCTTCAGGCCGAGCCATAAGCAAAAAACATGCTTTGGGGTAGACCCATTGTACCATACTTCTTTAAAACAAGGTACTTTATAATTTTTCTCTCTCCATAAATCATACCACATGTGTGAATTGTTTTGCATTTTATTCAACATTTCCACAACTGCCTCTACTCCCCCTGCAACCTGAACTAGTTGATTTTTAATCTCAACCACCCTCTTAAATAAAGGAGAGTGTTCTTTCCTGGCAGCAGCATACCAGATTTCAGTGTCATTTAGGTACACCTGATGGATCCATTTAGTCCATAAGCTGTCCTTCT
The Malania oleifera isolate guangnan ecotype guangnan chromosome 13, ASM2987363v1, whole genome shotgun sequence DNA segment above includes these coding regions:
- the LOC131145916 gene encoding uncharacterized protein LOC131145916, which translates into the protein MSIKQVVTHLVFADDLMLFSGGDVVSVKYLMDCLKEFAQCSGLSANCLKSNLFQTRMKANDLEEVINQTGIKEGVFPFRYLGIPLMSSRLNAAHYKPLIDRIAGKEHSPLFKRVVEIKNQLVQVAGGVEAVVEMLNKMQNNSHMWYDLWREKNYKVPCFKEVWYNGSTPKHVFCLWLGLKEKLPTCDKIQVEGIDQGCTFCDESRETLEHLFFKCKFSAEIWSRIRKWLGIRKAMSTIKAAVKWLHKEAKGNGVHSAGKRIGLAATVYCIWHFRNRKRFESIVIPHRELVKVIQKHTYRAVFDKFDMYLV